One Kineococcus radiotolerans SRS30216 = ATCC BAA-149 DNA window includes the following coding sequences:
- a CDS encoding winged helix-turn-helix transcriptional regulator produces the protein MLDQIADKWSMMVMAVLEEPTRFNELKRRLDGVTQRVLTQTLRRLERNGMIERIVLPTSPVGVQYALTPMGESLREPFGHLYTWAIEHSAQIRSHQERYDAETAGGS, from the coding sequence ATCCTGGATCAGATCGCGGACAAGTGGTCGATGATGGTGATGGCCGTCTTGGAGGAACCGACGCGCTTCAACGAGCTCAAGCGCCGGTTGGACGGGGTGACGCAGCGGGTGCTGACGCAGACGCTGCGCCGGTTGGAGCGCAACGGCATGATCGAACGCATCGTCCTTCCCACCTCCCCGGTGGGCGTTCAGTACGCCCTGACCCCGATGGGGGAATCGTTGCGGGAACCGTTCGGGCACCTGTACACCTGGGCGATCGAGCACAGCGCGCAGATCCGCTCGCACCAAGAGCGCTACGACGCGGAAACAGCTGGCGGCTCGTGA
- a CDS encoding SDR family NAD(P)-dependent oxidoreductase, with amino-acid sequence MGKLDDKVAIVTGGSRGMGAATALALAEEGADVVISFVASAERAEAVVAAIEAKGVRALAIQADQADEGQAVGLIERVAEEFGRVDILVNNAAVAGGAPIDAEEVDRVALDRQLAINYTSVAAAIRAVVPVMRDGGRIISISSGVGTRTGFAGMAYYAATKSALEGLSKGAARDLAHRGITVNVIQPGFINTEMNPEDSPYAEMFLATTAIDRFGRPEEIAAGVVFLASPEASYVTGAILPIDGGYGA; translated from the coding sequence ATGGGCAAGTTGGACGACAAGGTCGCGATCGTGACGGGTGGATCGAGGGGCATGGGTGCTGCGACGGCACTCGCCTTGGCGGAGGAGGGTGCCGACGTCGTGATCAGCTTCGTCGCTTCGGCAGAGCGGGCGGAGGCCGTGGTCGCAGCGATCGAGGCCAAGGGCGTACGGGCTCTGGCGATCCAGGCCGATCAGGCTGATGAGGGCCAGGCGGTCGGCCTGATCGAGCGCGTGGCCGAGGAGTTCGGTCGGGTGGACATCCTGGTCAACAACGCTGCCGTCGCCGGCGGCGCGCCGATCGACGCCGAAGAGGTCGACCGGGTGGCTCTCGACCGGCAGCTCGCGATCAACTACACCAGCGTCGCTGCCGCGATCCGCGCGGTGGTGCCGGTCATGCGCGATGGCGGGCGGATCATCAGCATCAGCTCGGGGGTGGGCACGCGGACCGGCTTCGCGGGTATGGCGTACTACGCGGCCACCAAGTCGGCCCTCGAGGGACTCAGCAAGGGCGCCGCACGCGACCTGGCTCACCGCGGCATCACGGTCAACGTCATCCAGCCCGGCTTCATCAACACCGAGATGAACCCTGAGGACAGCCCCTACGCGGAGATGTTCCTCGCGACCACCGCTATCGACCGATTCGGTCGTCCTGAGGAGATCGCGGCCGGCGTCGTCTTCCTGGCCAGCCCGGAGGCTTCCTACGTCACCGGTGCCATCCTGCCGATCGACGGCGGCTACGGCGCCTGA
- a CDS encoding NAD-dependent epimerase/dehydratase family protein: MILVTGGAGFIGSHTVRALTEAGQECVLLQRRTPQIPAHLADLPIHVVQADVADLDALLAVGRQYPITGIVHLAVAVPWSVSDTGPIEATGAALEAFLNIIRAARAWSVRRVVTASTIGVYGFASEGALTEDMPIPFGHFHAIPTFKKITELLAGHLAEVTDVGIVNARISGTWGPGGHLPDPFFAAPSLAHAAAQRSEPDLSGLITPPHAEDALDLLYVKDTGRALALLQLAEKLHHSTYNVASGRATSNADVATAITSIEPDFHLDIPSGGDHPVSWLDITRLREDTGFHPRYDTAAAAADYITWLRAGNQR; encoded by the coding sequence ATGATCCTCGTCACCGGAGGAGCCGGTTTCATCGGCTCCCACACTGTCCGCGCCCTCACCGAGGCCGGCCAGGAGTGCGTCCTGCTCCAGCGCCGCACCCCTCAGATCCCCGCGCACCTGGCGGACCTGCCCATCCACGTCGTCCAAGCCGACGTCGCCGACCTCGACGCCCTGCTCGCCGTCGGCCGGCAGTACCCGATCACCGGAATCGTCCACCTCGCCGTCGCCGTGCCCTGGTCGGTGAGCGACACCGGCCCGATCGAGGCCACGGGAGCAGCCCTGGAGGCGTTCCTCAACATCATCCGAGCAGCACGAGCCTGGAGCGTGCGCCGTGTCGTGACCGCAAGCACCATCGGCGTCTACGGCTTCGCCTCCGAAGGCGCCCTCACCGAGGACATGCCGATCCCCTTCGGGCACTTCCACGCCATCCCGACGTTCAAGAAGATCACCGAGCTCCTCGCCGGCCACCTCGCCGAGGTGACTGACGTCGGCATCGTCAACGCCCGCATCTCCGGCACCTGGGGACCCGGCGGGCACCTGCCCGACCCGTTCTTCGCCGCCCCCTCCCTCGCCCACGCCGCCGCCCAGCGCAGCGAACCCGACCTGTCCGGGCTCATCACCCCGCCGCACGCCGAGGACGCGCTCGACCTGCTCTACGTCAAGGACACCGGCCGCGCCCTCGCACTGCTGCAGCTCGCCGAAAAGTTGCACCACTCCACGTACAATGTCGCCTCCGGTCGCGCCACCAGCAACGCCGACGTCGCCACCGCCATCACCTCCATCGAGCCCGACTTTCATCTCGACATTCCCTCCGGAGGCGACCACCCGGTGAGCTGGCTGGACATCACCCGCCTACGCGAAGACACCGGGTTCCACCCCCGCTACGACACCGCCGCAGCCGCCGCCGACTACATCACCTGGCTGCGCGCGGGAAACCAACGGTAA
- a CDS encoding CG0192-related protein, with protein MAVHHPATIVPTKLELLQAWVPHQTWTGNADTSVLTKLGSYRFDDPDGQVGMETHLLATADGQVLQVPLTYRGAPRAGADDSLITTMTHTTLGDRWIYDACHDPVYVSALVATIVTGGREADLYAATERGLVLEPTTTHVRGSGSSGGVPALTAPAVTHEGTTTTIDAGVRITLPRVVDAAATPGAGPTLSGTWPGQEVPCAVASVVVP; from the coding sequence ATGGCCGTCCACCACCCAGCGACGATCGTGCCGACCAAGCTGGAGCTGCTGCAGGCATGGGTGCCGCACCAGACCTGGACCGGAAACGCCGACACTTCCGTCCTGACCAAGCTCGGGTCCTACCGCTTCGACGACCCCGACGGTCAGGTGGGGATGGAGACGCACCTGCTGGCCACCGCCGACGGGCAGGTGCTGCAGGTGCCGCTGACCTACCGCGGCGCCCCCCGCGCGGGAGCTGACGACTCACTGATCACCACGATGACGCACACCACGCTCGGCGACCGCTGGATCTACGACGCCTGCCACGACCCCGTCTACGTCAGCGCCCTGGTCGCCACCATCGTCACCGGCGGGCGTGAGGCCGACCTGTACGCCGCCACCGAGCGAGGACTGGTGCTGGAGCCGACCACGACGCACGTGCGCGGCAGCGGCTCCTCGGGCGGCGTCCCGGCTCTGACGGCGCCGGCGGTCACCCATGAGGGGACCACGACCACGATCGACGCCGGCGTCAGGATCACCTTGCCGCGCGTCGTCGACGCTGCCGCCACGCCGGGAGCCGGTCCTACGTTGAGCGGCACGTGGCCCGGTCAGGAGGTCCCCTGCGCGGTGGCCAGCGTGGTCGTCCCCTGA
- a CDS encoding PDDEXK nuclease domain-containing protein codes for MDRLEQTLTAFEPGFLGQLGTYVAVVDDQVRHHDLHSPTVGILLCTGRDEAVVRYSLASAATPLAVATYDTLTPEQRAGLPGPAALTAALHDVLIRTSTADHPPASAGTPRRHPTYRSLR; via the coding sequence GTGGACCGCCTCGAGCAGACCCTCACCGCCTTCGAACCCGGCTTCCTCGGCCAACTCGGCACCTACGTCGCCGTCGTCGACGATCAGGTCCGCCACCACGACCTTCACTCCCCCACCGTCGGGATCCTGCTCTGCACCGGCCGCGACGAAGCCGTCGTCCGCTACTCCCTCGCCAGCGCCGCCACCCCCCTCGCCGTCGCCACCTACGACACCCTGACCCCCGAACAACGCGCCGGGCTGCCCGGCCCGGCCGCGCTCACCGCCGCCCTCCACGACGTCCTCATCCGCACCAGCACCGCGGACCACCCGCCCGCTAGCGCAGGCACCCCACGACGCCACCCGACCTACCGCTCACTTCGATGA
- a CDS encoding CPBP family intramembrane glutamic endopeptidase: protein MRVVKQLGFVMIVALLGSLVVRAVQWNAPLTLLLGFAAAAATVLAYRWIVRRTERRAPTELLFPGAGRALGRGMLIGFALFGGVIALMAVFGNHQIDGWGSASGAVALLGFSAAAAVTEEVIFRGVLFRVLEDWLGSWLALVLTAALFGASHLLNPHASPWGAVAITVEAGAMLAAAYLATRTLWLPIGLHFAWNFAEGGIFGMSVSGTDQPQGLLHSTLSGSTWVTGGDFGPEASVFSVLVCSIVTVGFLLLAHRRGNLRPRGVDRAGEIVASHEEPRPVR from the coding sequence ATGCGTGTGGTCAAGCAACTCGGGTTCGTGATGATCGTCGCACTGCTGGGAAGTCTCGTGGTTCGTGCCGTGCAGTGGAACGCACCGCTCACCCTGCTGCTGGGGTTCGCCGCGGCGGCCGCCACCGTCCTGGCGTACCGGTGGATCGTGCGCCGCACCGAGCGACGGGCTCCCACCGAACTGCTGTTCCCCGGGGCCGGCCGCGCCCTGGGCCGCGGGATGCTGATCGGCTTCGCCTTGTTCGGCGGTGTCATCGCCCTGATGGCCGTCTTCGGGAACCACCAGATCGACGGGTGGGGGTCCGCCTCCGGAGCTGTGGCTCTGCTCGGGTTCAGCGCCGCAGCCGCGGTCACGGAGGAAGTCATCTTCCGCGGCGTGCTGTTCCGCGTCCTCGAGGACTGGCTGGGCAGCTGGCTCGCCCTCGTCCTGACGGCAGCCCTGTTCGGCGCCTCGCACCTCCTCAACCCGCACGCCAGTCCGTGGGGAGCGGTGGCCATCACCGTCGAAGCCGGGGCGATGCTCGCCGCCGCCTACCTGGCGACGCGCACCCTGTGGCTGCCCATCGGCCTGCACTTCGCCTGGAACTTCGCCGAAGGCGGCATCTTCGGGATGAGCGTGTCCGGCACGGATCAGCCCCAGGGTCTGCTCCACAGCACCCTGTCCGGCTCGACCTGGGTCACCGGCGGCGACTTCGGCCCGGAGGCCAGCGTGTTCTCGGTGCTGGTGTGCAGCATCGTCACCGTCGGGTTCCTCCTCCTGGCCCACCGCCGCGGGAACCTGCGCCCCCGGGGTGTCGACCGTGCCGGGGAGATCGTTGCTTCTCACGAGGAGCCGAGGCCGGTCCGGTGA
- a CDS encoding enoyl-CoA hydratase/isomerase family protein, giving the protein MALGDHSTLRVSSDHGVVTITLDNPPVNVLSAVMMHELHEVLNILREDPTAKVIVFESADPNFFLAHVDMTIAERMDILQQLAATAAEGVNVFQLTGELIRHQPQVTIVKLAGTARGGGAEFVAAADMTFAATETAQLGQVEALMGITPGGGATQYLPEKVGRNRALEIILTGDLYDASTAAGYGWINRALPAGELDAHVDRVAHQIATLPDGVVAAAKHAMPPTEFGRGLITEDEAWASLVGSPAAQQLMTSALQRGAQTPDGERDLEGLLRSLLP; this is encoded by the coding sequence ATGGCTCTCGGTGATCACTCGACGCTGCGCGTGAGCAGCGACCACGGCGTGGTGACGATCACGCTGGACAATCCCCCCGTCAACGTGCTCAGCGCAGTCATGATGCACGAACTCCACGAGGTGCTGAACATCCTGCGTGAGGACCCCACCGCCAAAGTCATCGTGTTCGAGAGCGCCGACCCGAACTTCTTCCTCGCTCACGTCGACATGACGATCGCCGAGCGGATGGACATCCTGCAGCAGTTGGCGGCCACCGCTGCGGAAGGGGTCAACGTCTTCCAGCTCACGGGGGAACTGATCCGTCATCAACCACAGGTCACCATCGTCAAGCTGGCCGGCACCGCGCGCGGCGGTGGCGCCGAGTTCGTCGCCGCCGCGGACATGACCTTCGCCGCGACCGAGACCGCGCAGCTCGGGCAGGTCGAGGCCCTCATGGGCATCACCCCCGGCGGCGGGGCGACTCAGTACCTGCCCGAGAAGGTGGGCCGCAACCGCGCTCTGGAGATCATCCTCACCGGCGACCTGTACGACGCCTCCACTGCCGCCGGATACGGATGGATCAACCGCGCCCTGCCCGCCGGCGAGCTCGACGCCCACGTGGACCGCGTCGCGCACCAGATCGCGACACTCCCCGACGGCGTGGTTGCCGCCGCCAAGCACGCCATGCCGCCGACGGAATTCGGCCGGGGTCTGATCACCGAGGACGAAGCGTGGGCGTCCCTCGTCGGGTCGCCCGCAGCGCAGCAGCTCATGACCAGCGCCCTCCAGCGCGGGGCACAGACCCCCGACGGCGAGCGGGACCTCGAAGGCCTCCTGCGCAGTCTCCTCCCCTGA
- a CDS encoding DUF1016 N-terminal domain-containing protein: MRRVPARDLEPPSHDAGAPTSTAVDLPAGYSELLEQLEVRAATSRVRAARAANTELLHLHHSTGRDMLQRQHDAGWGAEVIDRLAHDLRDAFPDQRGSSRANLHSMRAFAATWPDQESFVQQAVGQLPWGHITVLLAHTKDPAVRDWYAAAVEHGWSRNVLTHQIMSHLHLRSEAAPSNFATQLPAPDSGLRTRPAAHP; the protein is encoded by the coding sequence ATGCGGCGCGTGCCCGCACGCGACCTCGAGCCCCCCAGCCACGACGCCGGTGCTCCCACCAGCACCGCGGTGGACCTCCCCGCCGGCTACAGCGAGCTGCTCGAGCAGCTCGAGGTCCGCGCCGCCACCTCCCGCGTGCGCGCCGCGCGCGCCGCCAACACCGAGCTGTTGCATCTGCACCACTCCACCGGGCGCGACATGCTGCAGCGTCAGCACGACGCCGGGTGGGGAGCCGAGGTCATCGACCGCCTCGCCCACGACCTCCGCGACGCCTTCCCCGACCAGCGCGGCTCCTCCCGCGCCAACCTGCACTCCATGCGCGCCTTCGCCGCCACCTGGCCCGACCAGGAGTCATTCGTCCAACAGGCTGTTGGACAGTTGCCCTGGGGCCACATCACCGTCCTGCTCGCCCACACCAAGGACCCCGCCGTCCGCGACTGGTACGCCGCCGCGGTGGAGCACGGCTGGTCGCGCAACGTCCTCACCCACCAGATCATGAGCCATCTGCACCTGCGTTCCGAGGCCGCGCCCTCCAACTTCGCCACCCAGCTCCCCGCTCCGGACTCCGGACTCCGGACTCGCCCAGCAGCTCACCCGTGA
- a CDS encoding MFS transporter, translated as MELRVATGRSFPLSAAAGRYAHVLALPGALRFFLPAAVARLGVAVTGVAVLWTVQGTSGSLAQAGAATGAFALADAAAGPHIARLIDRWGQRPVVAVSALVFLAAGSALIVACTSSSPATWIVLALAGLTGATAPPVGALAAARWRRTAEPTGLLPAAFALEGSLNDLTFLIGPLLVTTLSATVAPSAGLVVALSCVAAGTIGLLTARSSEPAPSQSTARSVLCDPRLLNRGFLTLFVAHLATGFFFGGIGIGITAFALAHDAGALAGPIATGSSIVSLLAGLAHGGAQRRRPAETMLSAAIVITIGCALLALVPGVPLMFLGYPIVGGCVALVLIPASELLQRATQVSVYTQAMTWINSASAAGIAASASIVGHAVQEWGWQEGFLWLSALTALLPLTLVVSYRTLRTLQHGAPRR; from the coding sequence TTGGAGCTTCGCGTGGCTACGGGTCGTTCATTCCCCCTTTCCGCTGCGGCAGGGCGCTATGCGCACGTTCTCGCGCTCCCCGGCGCGCTGAGGTTCTTCCTCCCCGCGGCGGTCGCGCGGCTCGGCGTGGCCGTGACCGGCGTGGCTGTGTTGTGGACGGTGCAGGGCACCTCCGGCTCCCTCGCCCAGGCGGGGGCCGCGACAGGTGCCTTCGCCCTCGCCGACGCCGCAGCGGGTCCTCACATCGCCCGCCTGATCGACCGGTGGGGACAGCGTCCGGTCGTCGCGGTGAGCGCACTCGTCTTCCTCGCAGCCGGCTCGGCGCTGATCGTGGCGTGCACGTCGTCGTCGCCAGCCACCTGGATCGTGCTCGCCCTGGCGGGGCTGACCGGAGCGACGGCGCCGCCCGTGGGAGCGCTGGCGGCAGCACGGTGGAGGCGGACGGCGGAGCCGACCGGCCTCCTCCCCGCCGCGTTCGCCCTGGAGGGATCGCTGAACGACCTGACGTTCCTCATCGGCCCCCTCCTCGTCACCACGCTCAGCGCGACCGTCGCCCCGTCGGCTGGGCTCGTCGTCGCCCTGTCGTGCGTGGCGGCCGGGACGATCGGTCTGTTGACGGCGAGGAGCTCCGAGCCGGCTCCGTCGCAGAGCACGGCCCGCAGCGTGCTCTGCGATCCCCGGTTGCTCAACCGAGGCTTCCTCACGTTGTTCGTCGCCCACCTCGCCACGGGCTTCTTCTTCGGCGGCATCGGCATCGGCATCACCGCCTTCGCACTCGCACACGATGCCGGCGCGCTGGCGGGGCCCATCGCCACCGGAAGCAGCATCGTGAGCCTACTGGCCGGTCTGGCCCACGGTGGCGCGCAACGGCGGCGCCCGGCAGAGACGATGCTGAGCGCCGCCATCGTCATCACGATCGGCTGCGCTCTGCTGGCGCTGGTGCCGGGCGTTCCGCTGATGTTCCTCGGGTACCCGATCGTCGGGGGGTGCGTCGCACTGGTGCTGATCCCGGCTTCGGAACTGCTGCAGAGGGCGACTCAGGTCTCGGTCTACACCCAGGCGATGACCTGGATCAATTCCGCGAGCGCGGCCGGGATCGCAGCATCCGCCTCCATCGTCGGCCACGCCGTCCAGGAGTGGGGCTGGCAGGAAGGATTCCTCTGGCTCTCGGCTTTGACGGCCCTCCTCCCCCTGACGCTGGTCGTCAGCTACCGGACACTACGCACCCTGCAGCATGGGGCGCCGCGGCGGTGA
- a CDS encoding response regulator transcription factor has protein sequence MQAPIRVLVCDDQAMIRAGFVTIIDAQADLEVVGECGDGRAAVDLAHELRPDVVVMDVRMPILDGIGATRLLAGPDVEAPTKVLIVTTFNLDEYVYEALRAGASGFLLKDARPAQLLQGIRTVAAGTSLLAPEVTRQLVGRYASRIRPPQRAQEGSALTPRELQVLRLIADGLSNVEIAATLSLSPETVKTYVSRLLTKLDLRDRVQAVVYAYRHGLVT, from the coding sequence ATCCAGGCGCCGATCAGGGTCTTGGTGTGCGATGACCAAGCCATGATCCGCGCCGGCTTCGTCACCATCATCGACGCGCAGGCCGACCTCGAGGTCGTCGGCGAGTGCGGCGACGGACGCGCGGCCGTCGACCTCGCCCACGAACTGCGCCCCGACGTGGTGGTGATGGACGTGCGCATGCCCATCCTCGACGGCATCGGCGCAACCCGCCTGCTGGCCGGCCCCGACGTCGAGGCGCCGACGAAGGTCCTCATCGTGACGACGTTCAACCTCGACGAGTACGTCTACGAAGCCCTGCGCGCCGGCGCCAGCGGCTTCCTGCTCAAGGACGCGCGACCCGCGCAGCTCCTGCAGGGCATCCGGACCGTGGCCGCCGGAACCTCCCTGCTCGCACCGGAGGTCACCCGCCAGCTCGTCGGTCGCTACGCCTCACGGATCCGCCCGCCGCAGCGAGCGCAGGAAGGCTCCGCTCTCACGCCCCGCGAGCTGCAGGTCCTGCGCCTGATCGCCGACGGCCTCTCCAACGTCGAGATCGCCGCGACGTTGTCCCTCAGCCCGGAGACGGTGAAGACGTACGTGTCGCGGCTGCTCACCAAGCTCGACCTGCGTGACCGCGTCCAAGCCGTGGTCTACGCGTACCGGCACGGACTGGTGACCTAG
- a CDS encoding Lsr2 family DNA-binding protein, producing the protein MFIQHARRTGGQTIGHRDNYRRTTLAPDHRSIRSWARTHGHPVPVTGRISPTLLRAYHDAH; encoded by the coding sequence GTGTTCATCCAGCACGCCCGCCGCACCGGCGGACAGACCATCGGGCACCGCGACAACTACCGGCGCACGACACTGGCCCCAGACCACCGCAGCATCCGCTCTTGGGCCCGCACCCACGGCCACCCCGTCCCCGTCACCGGCCGCATCAGCCCCACCCTCCTACGCGCCTACCACGACGCCCACTGA
- a CDS encoding nitroreductase/quinone reductase family protein — protein MLSFSAAATHVNKLVAPVLTSRWLSPLVRRWMTTVTYTGRRSGRVISTPVGYKRHGDDVVEIPVMLPDKKAWWRNFTGDGAPLTLVLDGSPRSGHGVATRDARGGVRVTVRFPPV, from the coding sequence GTGCTTTCCTTCTCCGCCGCCGCCACCCACGTGAACAAGCTCGTGGCTCCCGTGCTCACCTCACGCTGGTTGAGTCCGTTGGTCCGGAGGTGGATGACAACCGTCACGTACACGGGTCGCCGATCCGGTCGCGTCATCAGCACTCCTGTCGGCTACAAGCGCCACGGTGACGACGTCGTCGAGATCCCCGTCATGCTCCCGGACAAGAAGGCGTGGTGGCGGAACTTCACGGGTGACGGCGCTCCGCTGACTCTGGTCCTGGACGGCTCACCGCGTTCCGGCCACGGCGTCGCTACCCGAGATGCCCGAGGTGGCGTCCGTGTCACGGTGCGGTTTCCACCTGTCTGA
- a CDS encoding TetR/AcrR family transcriptional regulator, with the protein MPSSERRARERADVRERIIAAAMKILMAEGTAALTMRRVASDMDYTAPVIYQHFANKDALIAEVVRQGYDELVGRLDAVQHAPDIDARLAGMAAEYLHFASENEHLFEAMNGTALSADERRAAAQSVIGVMWNLVDEWAQRHRVELEIDEACDIIWGTLYGVATLGRLGTFGEDRARRLGVQALDLLLRGWRCTT; encoded by the coding sequence ATGCCCAGTAGTGAGCGGCGGGCTCGGGAACGGGCGGACGTCCGTGAGCGGATCATCGCGGCGGCGATGAAGATCCTCATGGCGGAGGGGACCGCCGCCCTGACGATGCGGCGGGTCGCCAGCGACATGGACTACACCGCGCCGGTCATCTACCAGCACTTCGCCAACAAGGACGCCCTCATCGCTGAAGTCGTTCGGCAAGGCTACGACGAGCTCGTGGGGCGCTTGGACGCCGTGCAGCACGCACCAGACATCGATGCGCGCCTGGCCGGCATGGCCGCGGAGTACCTGCACTTCGCCAGCGAGAACGAGCACCTCTTCGAGGCGATGAACGGCACCGCCCTGAGTGCCGACGAGCGCCGCGCCGCTGCCCAGTCAGTCATCGGCGTGATGTGGAACCTGGTGGACGAATGGGCCCAGAGGCACCGGGTCGAGCTCGAGATCGACGAAGCCTGCGACATCATCTGGGGCACGCTCTACGGCGTCGCCACACTCGGACGCCTCGGCACTTTCGGAGAAGATCGAGCACGCCGACTCGGGGTGCAGGCCCTGGACCTCCTGCTGCGGGGGTGGCGCTGCACGACGTAG
- a CDS encoding TetR/AcrR family transcriptional regulator, producing the protein MFWRTRYAGTTMDAVAATGLGRGGLYGACGDERELFHRVLEECCASAAGGVERGLAGADEQAFERLTAFLLVTASASADSARRGCFLAEGAAELTEHDGVVLERSRQTLEQLPRTAQRDATSPRVSLGSSRMPHPRRGAPAAAAPGPARAPDVFGPAASEPTSRRRRRLSPPASSSPAGDSPAWGERRCAFAAPFLTI; encoded by the coding sequence GTGTTCTGGCGCACGCGGTACGCGGGTACGACGATGGATGCGGTCGCCGCCACGGGCCTGGGCAGGGGCGGCTTGTACGGGGCCTGCGGTGACGAGCGCGAGCTGTTCCACCGCGTCCTCGAGGAGTGCTGCGCCTCGGCCGCAGGCGGGGTGGAGCGCGGACTCGCCGGGGCTGACGAACAGGCGTTCGAGCGGCTGACCGCCTTCCTGCTCGTCACTGCCTCGGCCTCCGCCGACAGCGCCCGCCGCGGCTGCTTCCTCGCCGAGGGTGCCGCTGAGCTGACCGAGCACGACGGGGTCGTCCTGGAGCGCTCACGACAGACCCTCGAGCAGCTCCCGCGCACCGCACAGCGCGACGCGACGTCGCCCCGGGTGAGCCTGGGCTCCTCGCGGATGCCGCATCCCCGGCGAGGCGCGCCCGCCGCAGCGGCGCCAGGTCCTGCGCGGGCGCCCGACGTCTTCGGCCCTGCGGCTTCGGAGCCGACGTCCCGGCGTCGTCGACGACTATCGCCGCCGGCGAGCAGTTCTCCGGCCGGCGACTCCCCCGCCTGGGGGGAGCGTCGGTGTGCCTTCGCGGCTCCGTTCTTGACGATCTAG
- a CDS encoding sensor histidine kinase, which translates to MNEKLLLERWRKLDVTVRDLPLALVLVVGSLLPSSQGHGTQLGNLPARPFDALTVVVVLMQSLPLLGRRKWPLACLAVVSLGFSVDQVRGYHSLAGTALAVALFSAGAYQERHRRSTVVLLSAAYVVLAVRLDQLGSGEQVGGFVQFYLLLVLAWGAGVWWRFTRATEARSRRAEAAVALAAERTRIAGELHDVVTHHVTAMVVQTEAAHYLTAAPEKLTATLTEVAETGRRAISDLRHLLDLLDPEHGSEGPVRPGEVEALVEQARRAGQPVEFVQEGKAAVSSGSAEFVTYRIVQETLTNALKHARGSATAVSVQHRPQDITVEVRTRAAAATGESVGETVGGSGRGLAGLRERVALLGGEFSARRCPDGDFVVRARIPSGAPS; encoded by the coding sequence GTGAACGAGAAGCTGCTCCTGGAGCGGTGGCGCAAGCTCGACGTCACGGTGCGGGACCTCCCGCTGGCCCTGGTCCTCGTGGTCGGGTCGCTGCTGCCCTCCTCCCAGGGCCACGGCACGCAGCTCGGGAACCTGCCGGCCCGACCCTTCGACGCGCTGACCGTCGTGGTCGTGCTGATGCAGTCCCTGCCCCTGCTGGGGCGGCGGAAATGGCCGCTGGCGTGCCTGGCCGTGGTCTCGCTCGGCTTCTCCGTGGACCAGGTCCGCGGCTACCACTCCCTCGCTGGAACCGCACTGGCCGTCGCGCTGTTCTCGGCCGGGGCGTACCAGGAACGGCACCGCCGGAGCACCGTGGTGCTGCTGTCGGCGGCCTACGTCGTGCTGGCCGTCCGGCTCGACCAGCTCGGCTCCGGGGAGCAGGTGGGCGGGTTCGTGCAGTTCTACCTGCTGCTGGTCCTCGCCTGGGGCGCCGGGGTGTGGTGGCGCTTCACCCGCGCCACCGAAGCCAGGAGCCGGCGGGCCGAGGCCGCGGTCGCCCTGGCTGCCGAGCGCACCCGGATCGCCGGGGAGCTGCACGACGTCGTCACCCACCACGTGACCGCGATGGTGGTGCAGACCGAAGCGGCGCACTACCTGACCGCCGCACCCGAGAAGCTCACAGCTACCCTGACCGAGGTCGCCGAGACGGGCCGGCGGGCGATCTCCGACCTGCGGCACCTGCTCGACCTGCTCGACCCCGAGCACGGGAGCGAGGGGCCGGTGCGTCCCGGAGAGGTGGAAGCCCTCGTCGAGCAGGCACGCCGGGCCGGTCAGCCGGTGGAGTTCGTCCAGGAGGGGAAGGCTGCGGTGAGCAGTGGCAGTGCGGAATTCGTGACGTACCGCATCGTGCAGGAGACCTTGACGAACGCCCTCAAGCACGCGCGCGGCAGTGCCACGGCCGTCAGCGTCCAACACCGCCCGCAGGACATCACCGTGGAGGTGCGGACCCGCGCCGCTGCGGCGACGGGGGAGTCGGTGGGCGAGACGGTGGGTGGTAGCGGGCGCGGACTGGCCGGTCTGCGTGAGCGGGTCGCTCTCCTCGGCGGCGAGTTCAGCGCACGCCGCTGCCCGGACGGCGATTTCGTCGTCCGCGCTCGCATCCCTTCCGGTGCGCCGTCGTGA